The Candidatus Eisenbacteria bacterium region TCGAGCCTCGCGTTCTCGGACGCCGCCGCCGGATCGGGCAGCGGCCAGTGCACGCGCCGAACCGTGGCTTCCACGTTCGGGCAGACCTCGTGCGCCTCGCCGCACAGCGTGATCACGGTGTCGGCTTCCTTCCATGGCACCGCGTCGAGCGTCTTCGAAGTCTGAGCGGTGATGTCGATCCCGACTTCCTTCATCACCTCGACCGCGAGCGGGTTCACGTGGCTCGGCTGGATCCCCGCGCTCATGACCCGAACACCCACGGGCGCGAGTGCGCGTGCGAAGCCCTCGGCGATCTGACTGCGCGCCGAGTTGTGCACGCACACGAACAGCGCGAGTTCGGGCGGTCGCGTGATGAACGCCGCCGGCCGCTCGGGCGAGACACGCTCGTCGCGACTCACACCCTTGGTCTCAGTCACGCCGACCACTCAGCACGCCGACGTGGTAGAGCCGCGCCGCCAGCACACCACCGGCGATCGGTCCCAGCCACCAGATCCAGTGCAGCTCCCATGCGCCCGCGATCACCGCGGGACCGAATGCACGCGCCGGGTTCATCGCGGCACCGGTGAGCGGTCCGCCGACCAGAATGTCGCCCAGCACCACCAGGCCGATGGCGAAGCCGCCGATCTTGGGCCCGCGCGGATCGACCGCCGTGCCCCAGACCGCGGTCACGAGCAGAAACGTCATCACGATCTCGGCGATCACGCCCTGATGCGGCGCGAGTTCGGGGGCGAGTCCCGCCGCTCCGAGTCGCACCACCTGCCACACGGCCGGCGGGAAGATCAGCGTGAGGAGCCAGCTCGCGAACACCGCGCCGATGAGCTGGGCAACGATGTAGATCATCCCCGAGCCGAGCTTCTGCCGCCCGGTCGCGACGAAGCCGAGCGTCAC contains the following coding sequences:
- a CDS encoding aquaporin, encoding MDQGFKSYWAEFLGTFTLCFLGQGAICANELLGADGPGLLGIAVAHGLALAVMISALGATSGAHFNPAVTLGFVATGRQKLGSGMIYIVAQLIGAVFASWLLTLIFPPAVWQVVRLGAAGLAPELAPHQGVIAEIVMTFLLVTAVWGTAVDPRGPKIGGFAIGLVVLGDILVGGPLTGAAMNPARAFGPAVIAGAWELHWIWWLGPIAGGVLAARLYHVGVLSGRRD
- a CDS encoding arsenate reductase ArsC gives rise to the protein MTRPPELALFVCVHNSARSQIAEGFARALAPVGVRVMSAGIQPSHVNPLAVEVMKEVGIDITAQTSKTLDAVPWKEADTVITLCGEAHEVCPNVEATVRRVHWPLPDPAAASENARLEAFREARDEIRWRVASLWPRGD